From the genome of Gracilibacillus salitolerans, one region includes:
- a CDS encoding GNAT family N-acetyltransferase: MYHIRKACIEDAKAIAEVHVHSWKATYQNLINELDLSNTTVEHRQIYWETILKLPRQQQPVTVIEEAGEIVGFISGGKERTDRFGYDGEIFAIYLLPTHQSKGLGKRLLKAFAEEMKELGYQSLLIWVLTNNPTHQFYLHFGAEKIEQEQTTIGHGTYQETAYGFVNIDLLLDKLITKGL, from the coding sequence ATGTATCATATTAGAAAAGCATGTATTGAAGACGCAAAAGCTATTGCAGAGGTTCATGTACATAGCTGGAAAGCAACCTATCAAAATTTAATCAATGAACTCGATTTATCTAACACAACAGTAGAACATCGGCAAATATATTGGGAAACCATCCTGAAGTTACCAAGACAACAACAACCAGTGACAGTGATTGAAGAAGCGGGGGAAATTGTAGGGTTTATTTCCGGAGGTAAAGAAAGAACCGATCGCTTTGGTTATGACGGAGAAATTTTTGCAATTTATTTACTGCCAACCCATCAAAGTAAAGGACTAGGAAAACGTCTGTTAAAAGCTTTTGCAGAAGAAATGAAAGAATTAGGCTACCAGTCTTTATTAATTTGGGTGTTAACGAATAATCCGACCCATCAGTTTTACTTGCATTTCGGAGCAGAAAAAATAGAACAAGAGCAAACAACAATTGGCCATGGAACATATCAAGAAACGGCATACGGTTTCGTGAATATCGACCTACTTTTAGATAAACTAATTACGAAAGGACTGTAA
- a CDS encoding YjcZ family sporulation protein, with protein MGAQQYGYGSGFALIVVLFILLIIIGASWGYGGY; from the coding sequence ATGGGTGCACAACAATATGGTTACGGTTCAGGTTTTGCGCTAATCGTCGTGTTGTTTATTCTCTTAATCATCATTGGTGCTTCTTGGGGATACGGCGGATATTAA
- a CDS encoding trans-sulfuration enzyme family protein, translating into MGQGFDTKSVHVTMKRKEGTPTKVTPIHQTSAFTFQNLEDIENFYNGEREYLYTRVGNPNTDELGQAVAKLETAPTGLATSSGLSAIMVGILSIAQAGDHIVASEDLYGGTYELLANELTSFGIEVSFVSFKNDLENAIKENTVLLYTESITNPLLRVENLEKIVEIANKHNLKTMVDNTFATPYLVQPYRLGVNLVAHSATKYLGGHSDITAGVLAGDEELIAKAKTKTVNLGSNLSPFEAWLTVRGLKTLSVRMERHVKNAAKLAEALAEHPAVDRVYYPEYVSEQGNGAIVTIDITNKADISTFFESLDWIKIVATLAGVETTVSYPIGTSHRNLPELSQQALGITKGLIRISVGIEDAADIISTMKQALDQAKK; encoded by the coding sequence ATGGGACAAGGATTTGATACGAAATCTGTGCACGTAACAATGAAAAGAAAAGAAGGTACACCGACAAAAGTTACACCAATTCATCAAACATCAGCTTTCACCTTTCAAAACTTAGAAGATATTGAGAATTTCTACAATGGTGAACGAGAATATTTATATACAAGAGTAGGGAACCCAAATACAGATGAATTGGGCCAAGCAGTAGCAAAATTAGAAACGGCACCGACAGGACTTGCCACTTCATCCGGACTTTCAGCGATTATGGTTGGGATTCTTTCGATAGCACAAGCGGGTGACCATATCGTAGCATCAGAAGATTTGTATGGAGGCACCTATGAATTGTTAGCAAACGAACTAACTTCCTTTGGCATAGAAGTAAGCTTTGTCTCCTTTAAAAATGATCTAGAGAACGCCATTAAAGAAAATACGGTATTACTTTATACAGAATCGATTACTAATCCTCTTTTAAGAGTAGAGAATCTAGAAAAGATAGTCGAAATTGCCAACAAGCATAACCTCAAGACAATGGTGGATAATACGTTTGCTACTCCTTATTTAGTGCAACCTTATAGATTGGGAGTTAACCTTGTAGCACATAGTGCAACGAAATATTTAGGCGGTCACAGTGATATTACGGCTGGTGTTCTAGCAGGAGACGAGGAATTGATTGCGAAAGCAAAAACAAAAACTGTCAATTTAGGCTCCAATTTAAGCCCATTTGAAGCATGGTTAACGGTAAGAGGTTTGAAAACATTAAGTGTCCGCATGGAACGTCATGTTAAAAATGCAGCCAAATTAGCAGAAGCACTTGCCGAACATCCTGCAGTAGACAGAGTTTATTACCCAGAATATGTCTCGGAACAAGGCAATGGCGCTATTGTGACGATCGATATTACCAACAAAGCCGATATTTCAACCTTTTTTGAATCATTGGATTGGATCAAAATTGTTGCGACGTTAGCTGGGGTTGAAACAACGGTATCTTATCCAATTGGTACTTCTCACCGAAACTTGCCAGAGTTGTCTCAACAAGCATTAGGAATTACGAAAGGTTTAATCAGAATTTCAGTTGGAATTGAAGATGCAGCTGATATAATATCTACGATGAAACAAGCATTAGATCAAGCAAAAAAATGA
- a CDS encoding cation diffusion facilitator family transporter codes for MDQYHKYKEGEKGAWLSIITYILLATVKLAIASIGNSSALRADGLNNATDVVASIAVLIGLKISRKPPDEDHHYGHFRAEMIASLIAAFIMMMVGIQVLYDTGQSIIRGDFSQPDMLTAWTALGAAIIMFIVYLYNLRLGKKINSTALQAAAQDNKSDALVSIGAFVGIIGAQFQLYWLDPLAGAIVGVIICKTAWDIFREATHTLTDGFQPNELDLIKKSIVTHPDVLDIKDVKGRLHGNQALIEATIYVNPLMTVEESHKITDHIEEKLKEKHDVPHAHIHIEPYGEEQ; via the coding sequence ATGGATCAATATCATAAATATAAAGAAGGAGAAAAAGGTGCATGGCTAAGTATTATTACATACATTCTACTAGCTACTGTTAAATTAGCCATTGCCAGCATTGGTAATTCCTCCGCTTTACGAGCTGATGGTTTAAATAACGCCACTGATGTTGTGGCATCAATAGCCGTTTTAATTGGTTTAAAAATATCCCGAAAACCACCAGATGAAGACCACCATTACGGCCACTTCCGTGCTGAAATGATCGCATCACTAATCGCAGCCTTTATTATGATGATGGTTGGTATCCAAGTGCTATACGATACAGGGCAATCCATAATTAGAGGCGATTTTTCGCAACCGGATATGTTAACAGCTTGGACAGCATTAGGGGCTGCAATTATTATGTTTATCGTCTATCTATATAATTTACGTTTAGGGAAAAAAATTAACAGTACCGCACTGCAAGCAGCCGCTCAAGATAACAAATCAGATGCACTGGTGAGTATTGGGGCTTTTGTCGGGATTATAGGAGCTCAATTTCAACTATATTGGTTAGACCCTTTAGCTGGAGCAATTGTAGGTGTGATTATTTGTAAAACAGCTTGGGATATCTTTAGAGAAGCTACACATACACTAACTGATGGATTTCAACCAAACGAATTGGATCTAATAAAAAAAAGTATCGTTACCCATCCAGATGTATTAGACATTAAAGATGTAAAAGGCCGTTTGCATGGAAACCAAGCCTTAATCGAAGCGACTATTTATGTAAATCCACTGATGACAGTGGAGGAAAGTCATAAAATCACTGATCATATTGAGGAAAAATTAAAAGAAAAACACGACGTTCCTCATGCCCATATTCATATTGAACCCTATGGAGAAGAACAATAA
- a CDS encoding AzlD domain-containing protein, with amino-acid sequence MIWVIIIGMAIVTVIPRIIPAFIVDLIQFPDWMNKWLQAIPYAALGALIFPGIMTVVPEKPYIGVIAGVVAIALSWLRIHVILVVLSAILTVFLLTI; translated from the coding sequence ATGATTTGGGTCATTATTATTGGAATGGCAATTGTCACAGTGATTCCTCGAATAATTCCAGCCTTTATCGTTGATTTAATTCAATTTCCGGATTGGATGAATAAGTGGCTGCAAGCGATTCCATACGCAGCTTTAGGTGCGCTTATTTTTCCGGGAATTATGACAGTGGTGCCAGAAAAACCATACATTGGAGTGATAGCAGGTGTAGTGGCAATTGCGCTGTCCTGGCTCAGAATCCATGTTATTTTAGTTGTATTAAGTGCGATTTTAACAGTGTTTCTTTTAACAATTTAA
- a CDS encoding (S)-benzoin forming benzil reductase, which yields MKYAVVTGTSKGLGASIAKLLLEASVNVIGLARGENQELENADLPGKYKHYQVDLADMEQTEKTFENIISFMKKQPIESLQLVQNAALVTPIEQVGKQDAAKLTAHVHVNLLSPMVVTNLWLNAWRDSDFSLVIANVTSGAANRSVYGWNAYGSTKAGLDRYTNTVAVEQEKLQTGNKVFLFDPSIMDTDMQREIRSADPSQFIDVDQFKNYKTENKLRETDVVAKVLVDRLLDEESIQNGEYYSVKDILK from the coding sequence TTGAAATATGCAGTTGTTACTGGAACGTCAAAAGGTCTTGGAGCATCGATAGCAAAACTGCTGTTGGAGGCATCTGTTAATGTGATTGGACTTGCCAGAGGAGAAAATCAGGAACTGGAAAACGCTGATTTACCAGGTAAGTACAAACATTATCAGGTCGACTTAGCTGATATGGAACAAACAGAAAAAACATTTGAAAATATTATTTCCTTTATGAAAAAACAACCGATAGAATCACTTCAATTGGTTCAGAATGCAGCATTAGTCACACCAATTGAACAAGTAGGGAAACAAGATGCAGCGAAATTAACCGCTCATGTCCACGTCAATTTATTATCGCCAATGGTGGTGACCAATTTATGGCTGAATGCGTGGCGTGATTCCGACTTTTCATTGGTTATCGCTAATGTAACGTCAGGCGCTGCCAATCGATCAGTTTACGGCTGGAATGCGTATGGAAGTACAAAAGCAGGTCTTGATCGCTATACCAATACAGTAGCAGTGGAACAAGAAAAACTCCAAACGGGTAATAAAGTTTTTTTATTTGATCCGAGTATTATGGATACAGATATGCAGAGAGAAATTCGCTCAGCAGATCCAAGTCAATTTATCGATGTCGATCAGTTTAAAAATTATAAAACGGAAAATAAACTCCGTGAGACCGATGTGGTTGCTAAAGTATTAGTTGATCGCCTTTTAGATGAAGAGTCCATCCAGAATGGGGAGTATTACAGTGTGAAAGATATTTTAAAATAG
- the map gene encoding type I methionyl aminopeptidase: MITRKSKREIEMMHAAGKLLASCHKEIAKRIKPGVTTKEIDSFVESFLAEHGATPEQKGYNDYPYATCASVNDEICHGFPREEKLTNGDIVTVDMVVNLNGGLADSAWTYVVGEPDEKTEKLLEVTKTSLYKGIEQAMPGNRIGDIGHAIQQYAEAEGYSVVREFTGHGIGPTIHEDPQIPHFGLAGKGPRLKEGMVITIEPMINEGAWQSKMDDNNWTARTIDGERSAQFEHTLVVSKEGPIILTDQDNIED; encoded by the coding sequence ATGATCACTAGAAAAAGTAAACGTGAAATAGAAATGATGCATGCAGCTGGTAAATTACTAGCAAGCTGTCATAAAGAAATAGCCAAACGGATTAAGCCTGGGGTGACAACAAAAGAGATTGATTCTTTTGTTGAATCCTTTTTAGCAGAACATGGAGCAACTCCAGAACAAAAAGGCTATAATGACTATCCATATGCTACCTGTGCTTCTGTAAATGATGAAATCTGCCACGGTTTTCCACGTGAGGAAAAGCTCACCAATGGCGACATCGTCACAGTTGATATGGTTGTCAATCTCAATGGTGGTTTGGCAGATTCCGCATGGACGTATGTTGTCGGTGAACCCGATGAAAAGACAGAAAAATTATTAGAAGTGACAAAAACTTCTCTTTATAAAGGTATTGAACAAGCAATGCCAGGAAATCGGATCGGTGACATTGGTCATGCGATTCAACAATATGCAGAAGCGGAAGGCTATTCCGTTGTTCGTGAGTTTACTGGACATGGTATTGGTCCAACAATTCATGAAGATCCACAAATCCCACACTTCGGTTTAGCTGGCAAAGGTCCTCGTCTTAAAGAAGGAATGGTCATTACGATCGAGCCAATGATTAATGAAGGCGCATGGCAAAGTAAAATGGATGATAACAATTGGACTGCGCGTACAATCGACGGGGAACGCTCTGCACAATTTGAGCATACATTAGTGGTTTCTAAAGAAGGGCCGATTATCTTAACAGATCAAGACAATATCGAAGACTAA
- a CDS encoding AzlC family ABC transporter permease: MGLEEKQWIKIQIRDGFIAGSPIVLGYLPIAIAYGVLAKQAGMSLMELTGMSLLVYAGAAQFMGAGMIGLGVSALEIIIATFVLNFRHFVMSLSFINQIKHYALKWKFALSLGLTDETFSVSSIYKKQVDQAYGYFFYGTIMLTSYLSWVFGSFLGGVLGDIIPQNLSQSMGVALYAMFIGLLIPSIRKYQRIAIISITAMLINYLVSPYVGQGWGIVVGTIVGALIGIFVLEEDKL, translated from the coding sequence ATGGGCCTAGAGGAGAAACAATGGATAAAGATACAGATAAGAGATGGGTTCATCGCCGGTTCACCCATTGTTTTAGGCTATTTGCCGATAGCAATTGCTTACGGTGTTTTAGCGAAGCAGGCTGGCATGTCATTAATGGAGCTTACTGGTATGAGTCTGCTTGTCTATGCTGGTGCAGCTCAATTTATGGGTGCAGGTATGATTGGACTTGGTGTGAGTGCTCTGGAGATTATCATTGCTACGTTTGTTTTAAATTTCCGCCATTTTGTCATGAGCCTATCTTTTATTAACCAAATTAAGCATTATGCTCTGAAATGGAAATTTGCTTTATCATTAGGTTTAACAGATGAAACTTTTTCTGTTTCATCGATTTATAAAAAACAAGTAGATCAGGCTTACGGGTACTTTTTCTATGGAACGATTATGCTTACTTCCTATCTTTCATGGGTATTTGGCTCCTTCCTTGGTGGAGTGCTTGGCGATATCATTCCTCAAAACTTAAGTCAAAGCATGGGCGTGGCGTTATATGCTATGTTTATTGGATTACTGATTCCATCTATCCGAAAGTATCAACGGATTGCCATCATTAGTATTACTGCAATGCTGATTAATTATTTGGTTAGTCCATACGTTGGGCAGGGTTGGGGAATTGTCGTTGGTACTATCGTTGGAGCATTAATTGGCATTTTCGTGTTAGAGGAGGATAAATTATGA